The Mytilus trossulus isolate FHL-02 chromosome 3, PNRI_Mtr1.1.1.hap1, whole genome shotgun sequence genome contains a region encoding:
- the LOC134710458 gene encoding uncharacterized protein LOC134710458 translates to MYRIEKFGYETGKTYDYDYTSKVSTTIQGASEDKAEIDMAAKVHIEVQSKCDLVLKVSDVVLTESDPKSPNTRRNADVTGEFKKSLEQNPLMFSFQDGRVDELCPSNDEQTWALNIKRAIISAFQNSMDDFSQEQKTKEMDVTGSCDVNYSLASNGWYTMTIKKTKDTLGCVDRHGYKTAMQGTPYRVPSEIQSMPLVKSTHECQQGISKTGILQSSSCEEQHVLRPFSRESSGAVTETKQTLKYITESQSRSTKVSTEKRTTLAFEHAFDNSNSANAQKEVLNKLTDFCELSKDAVKVSTAKQFTELVRLMKTLDSDSMESVHKKVHSGKVCPKNTKVRKFFLDAIPMVGTKASLKMMTHLINTDEVTGAEADMWMTSLSFIQHPTKDMLLELKPLLTNTKNGQAMLAVSSLVYTYCKTSSCANDIDMVNLVASLEDKIGVGCYADKNNVNNIIRALRAFGNAGFSSSITMVNSCLTRKENPTEVRLAAAQAFRRMACDANRNELMTIYLNRDEDSEIRIAAYLGLMTCPSKSILNRIQTTLESEEVNQVGSFVWTHLTNLMETSSPLKQSIKSILSNDILKKEFNLEKMKYSRNYEASFFLEKMNTGAAIDSNLIWSSKSFLPRSAMTNLTVDLFGHSVNLLEFGGRVEGLEYFLESYFGPEGYFGKSKDVVKQSVKGISNKAMDKLNEEFGSTMEEFKGSMYLRIFGNELQYINTDDIKSLIEGQNFNILDFIINLAKEQDYSFTQSFMFLDTSIIIPTMSGFPLNISLDGSATIDVQASGKMDLRQIQSNPMTVSIDGKIRPSAALEVTSLMSVDAFVTKAGMKMVSSVNSASAVEGHLEIKGGQLFSAEWKTPDAKTEIFEAKTSFFTVHRDETREQKMVTQNRQTKKLCTGDDISHVTGLELCGEISYPNASLKADSPYFPLTGPLTAGVTLYKRDSHTGYKMEYKFGKTKSLVIANVGFNTPGSKVDREMRLGFNLNMKKHDIEMMMLSPWKKATFNGAVDTKQRQLNGKLLIDQSEYSVNAALASQKKSSKMIYTPSVEIVIPKKDNIKLDGTIEYLAGTTLDSAFTIRGVSKEPINMRLNMLNKKVIKSIKGSFAMDKKEEYSFETRMQTLVTKQSLRYSPFISVKTPAKLLMGLGGSVEMKYKKAAKVDLTVTGLTSSPMKYFVQVRDTGNAKQARYQTKMNIQSPILTTKGRSNIMIRPTSVITRTTFDYIIPRVARDKVTMNSKIVMKSTKKATSIKGNGVLTLKKMSHLNLNLGINFLTNAKLTTSNFNVQYGANKKDMNKQISFSSTVKHTLAWRASDVRVSAQLQHPESATDLKIKGSHIHTKKALDTSISVSVGKKHTLSTSVFLKNKSKKLTSVSGGISLSLNEKSLSISNVFIQQNNQKYTNDFAATIGKQRTTIKSAIKSMSNIEFEISNDVTLPERKPFTIAGQINGSPRDFRVGAQIGKSYVLAFTSQYKPKTLIKMSGDVKVNSRRVTAEIEAMNNNPQYTGAFDVKWDADKDESKRIKFVGDLTYKNSMDVNARLEHVNPFTSVLSSYNHIVDINTQGHFDIFVGGKEEIALDLNLKNKDEGRAGTLRMQTPVTGLVQMNYDLMSTTKQYQNSMDITWQKSNKIGVLVNLDKPFNANKFHGIVTVKTPFKGFQMSSVEVDHEYSGKVKSMLKTELNNEKVKVDINYSNDDQDVNGVISVKSSLSSLKTASVSFHHKTTDNKYQNALAMEHNGKVYQYEGQMNHRFTKGGLKNKGKIVFNLPNNKYDANWDHSITSNELISKMQSNINGKSYELDVNGRQAITFSEGGVSFNLKIKSPLMDDILLRVDHQHRPSLIDSSATLSINSNVMMSGHVDYKREAGKVMSKQSFKMSDITFETSIISEYARFPMSGQINMKLNDNEIDASGTFDRQQNSQNGKLKFRSPFTKPIVLSIDRAIDGEQIISSSIEYGKTEIMAMENRFRWDNTKIVKISVVTPIKSVRKFETLLKFDGGITAFKTVASLEIEPTFRPIQMTSEWNSVNGLNGKIRLETPFQQIPYSQISLVSKPTSRMTSSDLVIEYLPRREIIMKSSYMVQKDHVEGSLDIKTPFHDMQTMSASVKHVTRNNALNSEMTYTCPKGTKYFADINYKSGIKKEGSVSLKMDKKRISVNGMVDMTSGYPAGFLKTSTPFTKDIIVDIKQTNQAEVIVTSGSLRYDNGKEISLENRFRWNDAFVFTTALATPYESMKTINSVIEAKGDLRSFSLLSSIEAEPITKKFLISSAVNTNGGFDGNFRIETPFEAIPYSQITVSSQRSSGSTRTVANIEYLPAKYISVKSSHTMDLDNIDATFEIQTPFAKFQHASASIKHTNDDKGISSSVGIEYPKGNIYSIDTSVKNAERKDASITVKSPYSKPVSLSVYHQGKYPSMETHGELQYQGNQKHILDIAFNNKANFKSSVSYKCPSMDKISLEINHKGSMKQFNSLVKAQYKKGEPHQIEIIFKNLAKMQGSLTVKSAFMDDFKASFHHTGSLRNLKSHVQYAYGKMTPASADVALISGKRIKGSVKLSAPMFEDITMTLIHKGNLKSFRNKMNLIYSKKQKISTDFNFRLAKVMKATFMFVSLFKGYKKVIANVKHEGTWKSFKCDANIKKGKDVVKANMKTSIGSKFNWEASVETPVAGWKKMNAAVSNEGSLSNFKCHAEIGRGKQDMVAADIRFAINPSIDILLAAQTPFVGYSNVKASLSHQKSDSKIKSHAEITYFKKDTISADILINKPTRSADISIKTPFKKYEKMAGSFSHTGSLSEFSTKMDLAANKDKYSAQINLKTVGQLSAEMKISTPIVGYQETDLSFTHSGSLNNFRSRANILFHKKKSVADVSFNSLSGVEGQLTLQTPYTETVKATIMHSNEGKMKSSSNIAYGKQTIFDFDALFSQRGQTFGTVSIKALKVPKMAATFEYQGVIFNNKATIQASLGKDKIIVETQMESKSDVSGRISISTPFDSAKTMYMVYSKTGPMNKMNGNIEAGINEQKITTDITISSDDVTKASVTLRTPFSELRNADVSIRFSGTAKNFDSHSEVTVNEKMAEADLTVIVNDRLDIRGSMKTPFTKDFVIRMNHDGALNSFKSSSDVSYGYDKISGQITTDLTNGVQIDITLKTPFSNDVIFATSSNYDFKDFRSLSQLTYSGAKQHELEVTFSAVKERKSLKSNAQVTYNGKSVSGKVDFEGGMRNFKSAGEAKYNNQKIMAEIQFQSLRRINGQFSLKTPFSSDFLLSFNHQGQIPTAFTSAASMSYGKISHDIQVSFNHDGSYKKFSTNGQISFNGKRVSSDISFDATSDITGTVTLKSPMTDDIIVSFSHNGTPLTFRSIAKITYSGSMKHDVLITFNHAGSMMNFNTKGALTYNGKTTSGEIVFDAIKDIEGKLELKTPITDDIIVAVSNEGSLRNFKSCLKVTYKGQLQHDASLKFNFDGSMMQFGTKSSLMYNSKKVSFDVKFDATKDIEGKITLKSPFTEDMIVAFSHEKTMNNFKTCLKVTYSGELQHDASLTFNMDGTLVKFTTKSVFTYNNKMASTAVSFDTTNILEGRITVTTPWTNEIIVAFSNEGSIQNFKTCLKITYSGSLKHDASVSFSLDGSVRKFFTLASVKYNDKIASAEVTLDSRKDIVGKITLKTPMYDDVIIEIARNGNWKNCLSFVQITYNGALQHNARVTFKLIKKPTSIQANTEALVNMK, encoded by the exons ATGTACAG aatCGAAAAGTTTGGATACGAAACCGGAAAGACATACGACTATGACTACACATCAAAGGTATCAACGACAATACAAGGGGCTTCCGAAGATAAAGCGGAAATTGACATGGCTGCAAAAGTTCACATCGAGGTTCAGTCAAAATGCGATCTTGTGCTTAAG GTTTCTGATGTAGTACTTACTGAATCAGACCCTAAATCACCAAACACAAGACGCAATGCTGACGTCACAGGGGAATTCAAGAAAAGTCTTGAACAGAACCCATTGATGTTCTCCTTCCAAGATGGCCGTGTTGATGAACTATGTCCTTCTAACGACGAACAGACATGGGCTCTTAATATCAAACGAGCAATCATCTCTGCTTTCCAGAACTCTATGGATGATTTCAGTCAAGAACAGAAAACCAAAGAG ATGGATGTAACCGGAAGTTGTGATGTAAATTACTCTCTGGCTTCCAATGGATGGTACACAATGACAATCAAGAAGACAAAAGACACATTAGGATGTGTAGATCGTCATGGTTACAAAACAGCCATGCAAGGAACACCATATAGAGTACCATCT GAAATCCAGTCAATGCCATTGGTTAAAAGCACTCACGAATGTCAACAGGGAATCAGTAAAACTGGTATCCTTCAGAGCAGCAGTTGTGAGGAACAACATGTTCTCCGACCATTCTCCAGAGAATCCAGTGGAGCTGTTACagaaacaaaacagacattGAAATATATTACAGAGAGTCAAAGCAGATCTACAAAAG TGTCTACTGAAAAGAGAACAACACTGGCATTTGAGCATGCTTTTGACAACTCCAATTCTGCAAACGCACAGAAGGAGGTTCTGAACAAACTGACAGATTTTTGCGAATTATCTAAAGATGCCGTGAAAGTATCCACAGCCAAACAATTTACTGAGCTTGTCAGACTTATGAAAACGTTAGACAGTGATAGCATGGAAAGTGTCCACAAGAAAGTACATTCAGGAAAAGTATGTCCAAAGAATACAAAAGTCAG GAAATTCTTCCTTGACGCCATTCCAATGGTTGGAACTAAAGCTTCTTTGAAAATGATGACACATTTGATTAATACCGACGAAGTTACCGGAGCTGAAGCTGATATGTGGATGACAAGTCTATCTTTTATTCAACATCCAACAAAAGACATGCTATTGGAACTGAAG CCTTTGTTGACTAACACAAAGAACGGACAAGCCATGCTTGCAGTTTCATCCCTTGTGTACACCTACTGTAAAACATCTTCCTGTGCTAACGACATTGATATGGTAAACCTTGTTGCCAGCTTAGAAGACAAGATAGGTGTTGGATGCTATGCAGACAAGAACAATGTTAACAAC ATTATCCGTGCCTTACGTGCCTTTGGAAATGCTGGTTTCTCTAGCAGTATCACAATGGTAAACAGTTGTTTGACGAGAAAAGAAAACCCGACAGAGGTTCGCCTTGCTGCAGCTCAAGCCTTCCGCCGAATGGCATGTGATGCAAAC agAAACGAGTTGATGACCATTTACTTGAATCGCGATGAGGATTCCGAAATAAGAATTGCTGCTTACCTAGGACTGATGACCTGTCCTTCAAAGTCTATCCTCAACAGAATCCAGACAACACTGGAATCAGAAGAAGTAAATCAAGTTGGCTCCTTCGTCTGGACTCACCTTACAAATCTAATGGAAACATCAAGTCCACTGAAACAAAgcataaaatcaattttatctAATGACATACTGAAGAAAGAATTCAACTTAGAAAAAATGAAGTATTCCAGAAACTATGAAGCTTCATTTTTCCTAGAAAAGATGAACACAGGTGCAGCAATTGACAGCAATCTCATTTGGTCTTCTAAGTCTTTCCTTCCAAGATCAGCCATGACTAACCTCACCGTTGACCTTTTTGGTCACTCTGTCAACCTGCTTGAGTTTGGAGGAAGAGTAGAGGGACTAGAGTATTTCCTAGAATCATACTTTGGACCTGAAGGATATTTTGGCAAGTCAAAGGATGTTGTCAAACAATCTGTAAAAGGAATTAGCAACAAAGCAATGGATAAACTGAACGAAGAG TTTGGATCAACAATGGAAGAGTTCAAAGGAAGCATGTATTTGAGAATATTTGGCAATGAATTACAGTACATCAACACCGACGATATCAAAAGTCTGATTGAAGGACAAAACTTCAACATTCTGGATTTCATCATCAATCTGGCCAAAGAGCAAGACTATTCTTTCACACAGAGCTTCATGTTTCTAGATACCAGTATCATAATTCCAACAATGTCTGGTTTCCCACTTAACATCAGTTTAGACGGAAGTGCTACAATTGACGTTCAAGCTTCCGGTAAAATGGACCTTAGACAAATTCAGTCAAATCCCATGACAGTTTCCATCGATGGAAAAATTCGACCAAG TGCTGCTTTGGAAGTGACAAGTCTAATGAGTGTTGATGCCTTCGTAACTAAAGCTGGAATGAAAATGGTATCTTCAGTGAACTCTGCCTCTGCTGTTGAAGGTCATCTGGAAATAAAAGGTGGACAACTCTTTAGTGCAGAATGGAAGACACCAGATGCAAAGACAGAAATATTTGAAGCAAA AACTTCATTCTTTACTGTTCATCGTGATGAGACCCGTGAACAAAAGATGGTAAcacaaaacagacaaacaaagaAACTATGCACTGGTGATGACATTTCACACGTGACTGGACTTGAACTATGTGGTGAAATTTCCTACCCTAATGCTTCTCTAAAGGCTGATTCTCCATATTTCCCCCTAACTGGACCATTGACAGCTGGTGTTACACTCTACAAGAGAGACAGCCATACTGGTTACAAAATGGAGTATAAATTTGGAAAG acaaaatCTTTAGTGATTGCCAATGTAGGATTTAACACACCAGGGTCAAAGGTTGATAGAGAAATGAGACTCGGTTTCAATCTGAATATGAAGAAACATGATATTGAAATGATGATGCTGTCACCATGGAAAAAGGCAACCTTCAATG GAGCTGTCGATACCAAACAACGTCAATTAAATGGTAAATTACTTATTGACCAATCAGAATACTCAGTCAATGCAGCTTTAGCTAGTCAGAAGAAGTCTTCTAAAATGATATATACACCATCTGTAGAAATAGTCATACCAAAGAAGGATAACATTAAACTTGATGGAACTATTGAATATTTGGCGGGAACAACTTTGGATTCTGCATTTACCATTCGCGGAGTTTCAAAAGAACCAATCAACATGAGAT tgaACATGCTAAACAAGAAGGTTATAAAATCAATCAAGGGCAGTTTTGCAATGGacaaaaaagaagaatataGTTTCGAGACCAGAATGCAGACACTAGTAACTAAACAATCTTTGAGATACAGTCCATTTATCTCAGTTAAAACCCCAGCGAAACTGTTGATGGGTCTTGGCGGTTCAgtggaaatgaaatataaaaaagctgCAAAGGTTGACCTGACTGTTACCGGATTAACAAGTTCtccaatgaaatattttg ttCAAGTAAGAGATACAGGAAACGCAAAGCAAGCCCGTTATCAGACAAAAATGAACATCCAATCTCCAATTCTGACTACTAAAGGCAGATCCAACATTATGATTCGACCTACATCTGTTATAACCAGAACCACATTCGATTATATCATTCCACGTGTTGCCCGTGATAAGGTTACCATGAACAGCAAGATTGTCATGAAATCAACAAAGAAAGCTACATCAATCAAAGGAAATGG TGTTTTGACTTTGAAGAAAATGTCACATTTGAACCTTAACCTTGGAATTAATTTTTTGACCAACGCTAAACTGACCACTAGCAACTTCAATGTCCAGTATGGTGCCAATAAGAAAGATATGAACAAACAGATTAGCTTTTCATCAACAGTAAAACACACGTTAGCATGGCGAGCAAGCGATGTCAGAGTCAGCGCACAACTGCAGCACCCTGAATCA gCAACAGACTTGAAGATAAAGGGAAGTCACATTCATACCAAAAAGGCACTGGATACCAGCATTTCGGTGTCAGTTGGTAAAAAACACACCTTGAGCACATCAGTCTtcctgaaaaataaatcaaagaaatTGACATCTGTTTCTGGTGGAATTTCCCTTTCATTGAATGAGAAATCCCTTTCCATATCAAATGTCTTCATCCAACAGAACAACCAAAAATATACCAACGACTTCGCTGCCACTATCGGTAAACAAAGAACAACGATAAAATCTGCCATCAAGAGCATGTCAAATATTGAATTCGAAATATCCAATGATGTAACACTTCCAGAAAGAAAACCTTTTACCATTGCTGGTCAGATAAACGGGAGCCCTAGGGATTTCAGAGTAGGAGCACAGATTGGAAAATCATATGTTTTGGCATTTACTTCCCAATACAAACCAAAGACCTTGATCAAGATGTCTGGGGATGTGAAGGTTAACAGCAGACGCGTGACAGCTGAAATTGAAGCAATGAACAACAATCCTCAGTATACCGGAGCATTTGATGTTAAGTGGGATGCTGATAAAGATGAATCAAAAAGAATAAAGTTTGTAGGAGATTTGACATACAAAAACTCCATGGATGTAAACGCTAGACTAGAACATGTCAACCCATTCACTAGTGTCTTATCGAGTTATAATCATATAGTTGATATAAATACCCAGGGCCATTTTGATATCTTTGTGGGAGGGAAAGAGGAAATAGCTTTGGATCTTAATCTTAAAAACAAAGATGAAGGAAGAGCTGGAACCCTTAGAATGCAGACACCGGTCACTGGATTAGTACAAATGAATTATGATTTGATGTCAACTACCAAACAATATCAGAACTCAATGGATATCACATGgcagaaatcaaacaaaattggAGTTTTAGTAAATTTGGACAAACCATTCAATGCCAATAAATTTCATGGAATAGTTACAGTTAAAACACCATTCAAGGGTTTCCAAATGTCCTCAGTAGAAGTGGACCATGAATACAGCGGAAAGGTAAAAAGTATGCTGAAAACTGAACTCAACAACGAGAAAGTAAAAGTTGATATTAACTACAGTAACGATGACCAGGATGTAAACGGTGTAATTAGTGTCAAATCGTCATTATCCAGTTTGAAAACAGCTTCTGTAAGCTTCCACCATAAAACAACAGACAACAAATACCAGAACGCTTTAGCAATGGAGCACAATGGCAAAGTATACCAGTATGAAGGTCAAATGAATCACAGATTTACAAAAGGAGGACTGAAGAATAAAGGAAAAATTGTCTTTAATCTACCAAACAACAAATACGATGCAAATTGGGATCACAGCATTACCAGCAATGAACTCATTTCTAAAATGCAGTCAAATATTAATGGTAAATCTTATGAATTGGACGTAAATGGAAGACAAGCCATAACATTTAGTGAAGGGGGAGTATCATTTAACCTGAAGATTAAATCTCCACTTATGGACGATATCCTTCTGCGTGTTGACCATCAACACAGACCATCATTGATAGACAGTTCAGCAACCTTATCTATTAATAGTAACGTTATGATGTCTGGTCATGTAGACTACAAGAGAGAAGCTGGCAAGGTGATGTCAAAACAGTCTTTCAAAATGTCTGATATCACTTTTGAAACTTCAATTATATCTGAATATGCCCGTTTTCCAATGTCAGGACAAATTAATATGAAGTTGAATGATAATGAAATCGATGCAAGTGGAACCTTTGATCGTCAGCAGAACAGCCAAAACGGTAAACTTAAATTTAGGTCACCATTTACCAAACCTATTGTATTAAGTATTGATCGAGCAATTGATGGGGAACAGATCATTTCATCGTCTATTGAGTATGGAAAAACTGAAATTATGGCCATGGAAAACAGATTCAGATGGGACAACACAAAAATTGTCAAGATATCAGTTGTAACACCAATAAAGTCAGTCAGGAAATTTGAAACATTACTCAAGTTTGATGGAGGTATAACTGCTTTCAAAACAGTCGCAAGTTTAGAAATTGAACCTACTTTTAGACCAATCCAGATGACATCAGAATGGAACTCTGTCAATGGGCTCAATGGAAAAATTCGTTTGGAAACTCCATTCCAACAAATACCATACAGTCAAATAAGTTTGGTTTCTAAACCCACTTCTAGAATGACATCATCAGATCTAGTTATTGAATATCTCCCAAGACGAGAAATAATCATGAAATCAAGCTACATGGTGCAGAAAGATCACGTTGAAGGCAGTTTAGACATAAAAACTCCCTTCCATGACATGCAAACAATGTCAGCATCAGTTAAACATGTAACTCGAAATAACGCCCTAAATTCTGAGATGACCTACACCTGTCCTAAAGGCACAAAATACTTCGCTGACATCAACTATAAATCTGGTATCAAGAAAGAGGGGTCAGTCAGTCTGAAAATGGATAAGAAAAGAATAAGCGTTAATGGTATGGTCGACATGACGTCTGGATACCCAGCTGGTTTCTTGAAGACATCAACACCCTTTACAAAGGACATTATTGTTGATATTAAGCAGACGAATCAAGCTGAAGTAATTGTGACGTCGGGCTCGCTGAGATACGATAACGGAAAAGAAATATCATTGGAAAACCGATTCCGTTGGAATGATGCCTTTGTGTTCACAACAGCTCTTGCTACACCATACGAATCCATGAAAACAATTAACTCTGTAATAGAGGCTAAAGGAGACTTACGATCTTTCTCTCTTTTAAGCAGTATTGAAGCAGAACCAATCACAAAGAAGTTCTTAATATCCAGTGCCGTAAACACAAATGGTGGATTCGATGGTAACTTCCGCATTGAAACCCCATTCGAGGCCATTCCATATAGTCAGATAACCGTCTCTAGTCAAAGAAGTAGCGGATCCACAAGAACAGTTGCTAATATAGAATACCTTCCAGCTAAATATATCAGTGTCAAATCAAGTCACACAATGGATTTGGATAACATTGATGCAACTTTTGAAATTCAGACTCCATTCGCCAAATTTCAACATGCATCTGCTTCAATAAAACACACAAATGACGACAAAGGCATTTCATCTTCTGTAGGAATCGAATATCCTAAAGGAAATATATATTCTATAGACACTTCCGTTAAAAACGCCGAAAGGAAAGACGCTTCCATCACCGTCAAAAGTCCATACAGCAAACCAGTAAGTCTGTCAGTCTATCATCAAGGAAAATATCCGTCAATGGAGACACACGGTGAACTACAGTACCAGGGCAACCAGAAACACATATTGGACATAGCATTTAATAATAAAGCTAACTTTAAGTCATCTGTGTCATACAAGTGTCCATCTATGGACAAAATATCTTTGGAGATAAACCATAAAGGAAgcatgaaacaattcaattctCTCGTCAAAGCACAATACAAGAAGGGCGAGCCACATCAAATCgaaataatctttaaaaatctGGCTAAAATGCAAGGATCTTTGACAGTCAAATCAGCGTTCATGGATGACTTTAAAGCATCTTTCCATCATACCGGGTCCTTGAGGAATCTTAAATCTCATGTTCAATATGCTTACGGTAAAATGACTCCAGCCTCTGCTGATGTAGCACTTATTTCTGGAAAACGTATCAAGGGATCCGTGAAATTGTCTGCACCAATGTTTGAGGATATAACCATGACTCTTATTCACAAGGGAAATCTGAAAAGCTTCAGAAACAAGATGAACCTAATCTACAGCAAGAAACAGAAAATCAGTACCGATTTTAATTTCCGTCTGGCTAAAGTAATGAAAGCTACATTTATGtttgtttctctttttaaaGGATATAAGAAAGTCATTGCCAACGTGAAACACGAAGGAACATGGAAGAGCTTCAAGTGTGATGccaatattaaaaaaggaaaagacgTTGTTAAAGCCAACATGAAAACATCAATAGGGTCTAAATTCAATTGGGAAGCAAGTGTAGAAACTCCAGTTGCCGGTTGGAAGAAAATGAATGCTGCTGTATCGAACGAAGGAtcactttctaattttaaatgcCATGCCGAGATAGGTCGAGGTAAACAAGACATGGTCGCTGCAGACATACGATTTGCAATTAATCCATCCATTGATATTCTGTTGGCTGCACAGACACCTTTTGTTGGCTACAGCAATGTCAAGGCATCTTTGTCACATCAAAAATCAGACAGCAAGATAAAATCTCATGCTGAAATAACATACTTCAAGAAAGATACAATATCTGCAGATATCTTGATAAACAAACCAACAAGAAGTGCTGATATTTCCATAAAGACTCCATTCAAGAAATATGAAAAGATGGCAGGTTCCTTCTCACACACTGGTTCATTATCAGAATTCAGTACAAAGATGGATTTGGCAGCAAACAAAGATAAGTACTCAGCTCAGATCAATTTGAAGACTGTAGGTCAACTGTCAGCAGAGATGAAAATATCAACACCCATCGTCGGCTATCAAGAAACCGATCTTTCCTTTACTCATAGTGGAAGCTTAAACAATTTCCGTTCACGAGCAAATATTCTTTTTCACAAGAAGAAGAGTGTCGCTGATGTCTCATTTAACTCACTCAGTGGTGTAGAAGGACAATTGACATTGCAGACACCCTATACAGAAACTGTAAAAGCTACAATTATGCATAGCAATGAGGGAAAAATGAAATCTTCTTCAAACATTGCATATGGTAAACAgaccatttttgattttgatgctTTGTTCAGTCAAAGAGGACAAACATTTGGAACCGTCTCCATCAAAGCATTGAAGGTGCCAAAAATGGCAGCAACTTTTGAATACCAGGGAGTTATATTCAACAATAAAGCAACCATACAGGCATCACTTGGGAAAGACAAGATCATTGTTGAGACACAAATGGAAAGCAAATCTGATGTCTCAGGAAGAATTTCCATTTCAACTCCATTTGATTCTGCAAAGACGATGTATATGGTATATTCTAAAACTGGACCAATGAATAAAATGAACGGCAACATTGAAGCTGGAATCAACGAACAGAAGATTACGACTGACATAACTATTTCATCTGATGACGTAACAAAGGCATCTGTCACACTCCGAACACCATTTTCTGAACTACGAAATGCTGATGTATCCATTAGATTTTCTGGCACCGCTAAAAACTTTGATAGCCACAGCGAAGTGACTGTTAACGAAAAAATGGCTGAAGCTGATCTGACAGTCATTGTGAATGATCGTCTTGACATTAGAGGGTCTATGAAAACTCCATTTACTAAAGACTTTGTCATCCGAATGAACCATGATGGTGCATTGAACAGTTTCAAATCTTCTTCTGATGTATCATACGGATATGATAAAATTAGTGGACAAATAACAACTGATTTGACCAATGGAGTACAAATTGACATCACCCTCAAAACTCCATTTTCAAATGATGTGATCTTTGCTACATCTTCTAACTACGATTTCAAAGACTTCCGATCACTTTCTCAGTTAACATACAGTGGAGCTAAACAACACGAATTAGAAGTCACCTTCTCTGCCGTTAAGGAAAGAAAATCTCTGAAGTCAAATGCACAAGTTACCTACAATGGAAAATCAGTATCAGGAAAGGTTGACTTTGAAGGTGGAATGAGAAACTTCAAATCTGCAGGAGAGGCTAAATACAATAACCAGAAAATAATGGCAGAAATCCAATTCCAGTCACTGAGAAGAATAAATGGacaattttcattgaaaacaCCATTTTCGTCCGATTTTCTCCTATCCTTCAACCATCAAGGTCAGATACCAACTGCTTTTACATCAGCTGCTTCGATGTCATACGGAAAGATATCCCATGATATTCAGGTATCATTTAACCATGATGGGTCATATAAGAAGTTCTCTACTAATGGTCAGATTAGTTTCAATGGCAAGAGAGTATCTTCAGACATTTCCTTTGATGCTACTAGTGACATAACAGGAACAGTGACATTGAAGTCACCCATGACGGATGACATAATTGTTTCTTTCTCCCATAATGGAACACCATTGACATTCAGGAGCATTGCCAAAATTACTTACAGTGGATCAATGAAACACGATGTTCTCATAACATTCAATCATGCCGGATCAATGATGAATTTTAACACTAAAGGCGCTTTAACATACAATGGCAAAACCACATCAGGGGAAATCGTATTTGATGCTATTAAAGACATTGAAGgtaaattagaattaaaaactCCTATTACAGATGACATAATTGTAGCAGTTTCTAACGAAGGATCCTTAAGGAATTTCAAATCTTGTCTCAAAGTCACATACAAAGGACAGTTACAACATGATGCAAGCCTTAAATTTAACTTCGACGGATCAATGATGCAGTTTGGAACAAAATCATCTTTAATGTATAACAGCAAAAAAGTATCCTTCGATGTTAAGTTTGATGCTACCAAGGATATTGAAGGGAAAATTACATTGAAATCGCCATTTACCGAGGATATGATTGTGGCCTTCTCACACGAAAAGACGATGAACAATTTCAAAACCTGTCTCAAAGTTACTTACAGTGGAGAACTGCAGCATGATGCCAGTCTTACCTTTAATATGGATGGAACATTGGTTAAGTTTACAACTAAATCAGTTTTTACCTACAACAACAAAATGGCCTCTACTGCCGTCAGTTTTGATACAACAAACATTCTTGAAGGCAGAATAACAGTCACAACACCATGGACAAATGAAATCATTGTAGCTTTTTCAAATGAGGGatctatacaaaatttcaaaacctgTCTTAAAATTACATACAGTGGTTCTTTGAAGCACGATGCCAGTGTTTCATTCAGTTTGGATGGATCAGTCAGAAAGTTCTTTACACTGGCTTCAGTGAAGTACAATGACAAAATAGCTTCCGCTGAGGTAACTCTTGATTCTAGAAAAGACATTGTTGGAAAGATCACCTTGAAAACACCAATGTATGATGACGTTATCATTGAGATCGCCCGCAACGGTAACTGGAAAAACTGTTTGTCCTTTGTTCAAATCACCTACAATGGCGCTTTGCAACATAACGCAAGAGTAACCTTCAAGTTGATCAAGAAACCAACAAGTATCCAGGCAAATACTGAG GCTCTCGTCAATATGAAGTAA